The genome window TTTCGGCATCGAGATGTCCACCGACCATACGCTGGAAGAAGTGGGCAAGCAATTTGACGTGACGCGCGAGCGCATCCGCCAGATCGAAGCCAAGGCGCTGCGCAAGCTGCGCCACCCATCGCGCTCCGACAAGCTGAAAAGCTTCTTGGAAGGCAACTAGAAGCCAATAGGGCTTGACGTACGCCCCTGATACCCCTATCCTCGCGTGTCCGTTTCCAAAACGGCCGCGCGAGGCGGGCATCAACAGCGCCGCCACGCCGCAGTCCCCCTTGGGCCTCTAGCTCATGCTTGGTTAGAGCAGCGGACTCATAATCCGTTGGTGCCGTGTTCGACTCACGGGAGGCCCACCAGAATTTGCAGTAAAAACAAAGGGTTAGCTTCGCGCTAACCCTTTTTCATTTCTTCCCTACAAAGCACTGTCCACTTTTTGTCCATTACTTCTCCACTTCGTCAGTGGATTGAGTGCTCTTGCTTCATTCAGATGGTCCGGCGCCAGATGCGCATACCTCATGGTCATCGCCAATGAGCTGTGACCAAGTATCTTTTGCAGGACCAAGATGTTGCCGCCGTTGATCATAAAGTGGCTGGCAAAGGTATGCCGCATCACGTGTGTAGCCTGTCCCGCTGGAAGGATTATGCTTGTCCTGTCCAATGCTTCAATAAACGCTGAGTAAGCTGTACTGAAGAAGCGCTCGTCTCCAATTGTTGAAGAGTGTTTCTGATAGTGACCGTTAAGTTCTGCCTCAAGATGCGCATCAATCGGTACTGCTCTGACTTTTTTAGATTTTGTTAGCGCAAACTGAATCAGTCCATTTCGCACCTGTGGACGTCTCAGTGTTTCGGCCTCGCTCCACCTGGCACCAGTCGCCAGGCATACTTGCGAAATCATGTGCACGTGGTCGTTGCGACCCTTCTTAAGCTCAGCAAATAGCAAGTCGATCTGATCGTATGTGAGGAAGGACAGTTCTCGCTCCGGGATCTTAAATGACCTGACCTTTTGAAGCGGATTTTCTCCCTTCCATATGTCCAGCCGAGCGAGTTCATTGAACATGGCTTGCAGGTAACTCTTCTCCCTGTTCATGCTGCTTGCTGAAATACCCGCCTCAATACGAACTGCACGATACTGCGCAAATAGCTCCCCTGTCATTTTGTCTGCATAAGGGTTTCCCATTGCCTCTGCCATCTTCTTTAGGCGACTGTAGGTATCTTCGCCAGAGGACAGTTGGCGTCCATGCTGGTTGTGCCAAATTTCAATCAGTTCAAGAAGCCTACGAACGTCACGCTTTGCTGGTTGCCATCCGGGTGTTTGCGTAGCGTTTGTCTTCAGCCATGCCTCATACTCCAATGCTTCGCGTTTCGTATCAAAAGTCTTGCGATATCGCTTCCCGTTCGCGCCATCTGGCCGACTGTCGGCTATCCAGCCATCAGCTGTCTTACGCACAGTCATTCTGTGTAGCCGAAAAATTCTTTCATGAATTCTTCTTCTTCAAATTTGCGTAGGGATGCCTCTTGCTCGTTACGGATCGACTCTAGCGCTTCGACCTTTATCCTCAGTTTATTGAACTCCCTTACTTTGCGGTTGTTCTCGTCGTCCAAATTTTGATCAAGCTTGACTGTCTCTGCGAATTCGTTGTACCCGAACTTGTTGATGGCGATCCAGTTGCCGAGTTCTTGTTGAGCTAAGAACAAGTCCCTAGCTGCGCTCCTCGTTCGAATGTGTTTATTCAAGCCAGGAGCATGATGCCCATGCATGGGATCGTCATTGCCTGTTGCTAGCCAAAAAGCATATTCAGGCCAAGCGGTTGATACCGCTTCAATCATCTCGCCGCTAGGAGAGCCACTCCGGTTCCACCAACTTCGCCATGTCCCGCTTGTTATCTCGGTAGCAGCTTCAAGCTCTTTGAATTTTTTTGCTTCAGATGTGACGTGGCCGATGAGGTGCTTCAGGCGTTCGGTAATTTTTGACATTGAAATCCTTGACATTTTTCTCAAATGAAACTATTGTGCGTAGCAATTGACACGAATAGTAGTGCCAAACGGCATGATTGAGCGTGCAGTGAAGATTATCCATTAAAACATCTTTGTTGAGCAGGGAATTAGCATATGGGCAGCATCCCGAACATTCAGAATCTGGCGCCAATGACCGTGGCTTTTTGTCCCGTAATGGATCGTCGACAGTTTGCACAAGTGGTTGGGCTTACCTTAGACACTGTAGAAGCGATGGTCGCGCGAGGGTATCTTCCTTGCATAAAGATCGGTAAGCGGTCACTGATCAATATTGCGCTCCTTCAGCAAAGATGTGTTGAGGCTCAGTTCTCATGAGCACAAAGTTCAGCAATTTTGATGCGTCTGTGCAGGCATACATTGATGCTTCTGGTCGGTCTTCGGCTCGAAATTTGAAATCCGGATTACCTGGCGTCGGCGAACCTTCTCCTGGTCGCGCTGACCGTGCCGACAGCGCGCCAGCGCTGCCGGTGCGGAGCAGCGCGAGTGCCGAAAACGCCCAGTTAGTGCCGCAAATAGCGCATGTAAGCGCCGCAGAATATTGCCCCTTTAATAACATGGGGAAAAACCTAGTGGGCGCCCAACCTGAGCACTGGGAAAGCGTTTGTGAGGAAGATTTTGGTGAGGTGGAACTGGTGCTGACTGGGAAGGGGGAAACCAAGACCTTGCTGGTCCGTCTTCCGTCATCAGCTCAGTGCTGCGTGATTGACTGGTTAAATTTCACAGTATCAGAAGACACGTGGTCAAAGACAGCAGGACGAACACTAATTACCGATGAAGAGTATGTCGAAGAGGCCAGTCGCCAACTTGAGAAAATTTTTGGTTTCGGCGTTACCACGCATAGAGGTATGAAGTTGAACTGGTATGCCGATTCGTGGGTCCTGGGCGATGGCATGGGTTTTGTCTGCTTCGGAAAGCAAAACCGGACCATGTTGATCATGCTATCAGGACAAGGCTGCACGAATGCACTTGCAGACTGGGAAAAGCGTCTTTATGAATTTATAACTCAAGTGGCCATCCGGCCCTCGATTTCTCGAATCGACCTCGCACATGACGACTTTGACGGCTCGTACTTGTCGGTGGATTGGGCTTACCAGCAATGGAGAGATGGCGGCTGTAGCTTCAAAAAAGGCGGTCGTCCGCCTGAAATTCAGAAGCTTGGCAACTGGGATCGCCCTAGTGGAAAAGGGCGGACGCTGACCATTGGTCAACGTGTGTCATCTAAGTTTTGTCGCTTCTATGAAAAAGGTAAAAAAGAAGGCGATAAGGAATCGAGTTGGTGTCGCTGTGAAGTGGAGTTCAAGAACACCAATACCGTTATTAACCCACTGATTTTGCTAAATCCTAGCAAATTTTTCGTCGGCGCATATCCATGCTTTACCGCCTTCCGTACTACGGAAACGCCAGAACGTATGGCGGTAAAAGCTCGTGCACAGCACATTACTGTCGATGATTCGATTGCGATCACAAAACGTCAATTTGGCAAATACATTCGCGTGTTTCGTGCCTTATTTGGTGATCTGGAGACGCTTGACCTGATCACTAACAAAGACGAAAACGCATTTCCTAAGCGTATGAAACCGTTCCTGAGTTTTCACGATTCAGGGCCTGTCCCGATCCATAAGCAGGCAAAACCAGTCGTTTCAGATTTCGCTCATTTTCCATCTAGCCCCCCATTTTTTGGCCTCAATGGGGAACGGGCTCGTCTGTAGGCCGTCTCAAAAAATATCTAGGATAAAACATGAAATTTAGCTCAACACTCAAAGTAACTGGCATGAAGTTCAGCAAGGGCACCATGGAGAACGGCCAGTCTTACGACAGCACCAAAGTGTATGTCGAGACGGCGCTGGACAACAGCAAGGACTCTGCCATGGGAACTGCTTGCGCAGAGTATGGCTTGGGCAAAGCAGACGAGTACCAGAAATACAAGCACCTCGCCGATGCGTTTCCTTTCATGGCATCGGCCGAAATGGAAATCGTCACGAACGGCAAGCTCCAAAAAACTGTAATTCACTCGCTGCGCCCGCTTGAGGCAGCCAAGGCTGCTACGCCGGGTGCCAAGCATGCTAGCGCATGAGGCGGCGGTTAAGTTCGTAGTCCAGGACAAGGAATCAGGATGCTTTTTGCTTCCTATCCATGGCGACGTTGGATTTACTCGATGGCTTCACGAAGCCGGAAAATTTGATGGGTACGACGAAGCTTGCGATACCGCCTCCGTGAACTGCCACGAAGGATATTTTGTGTCACAGGTTCTATGCATTGAGGTGTGTAAATGGATTCAGTAACGCCAGAAATACTGATCAGCATCTCTGTCGTGGTGCTCTTTGCACTCGGATGGATTGCAGGGGGCCAAAGGTGATTGCTTTGATTAAGTCTCTCGGACCGGTGCTGTTTCTGACTGGACTATTTGTGGTCGTCGTCTATCTCATCAAGT of Janthinobacterium sp. PAMC25594 contains these proteins:
- a CDS encoding tyrosine-type recombinase/integrase; translated protein: MTVRKTADGWIADSRPDGANGKRYRKTFDTKREALEYEAWLKTNATQTPGWQPAKRDVRRLLELIEIWHNQHGRQLSSGEDTYSRLKKMAEAMGNPYADKMTGELFAQYRAVRIEAGISASSMNREKSYLQAMFNELARLDIWKGENPLQKVRSFKIPERELSFLTYDQIDLLFAELKKGRNDHVHMISQVCLATGARWSEAETLRRPQVRNGLIQFALTKSKKVRAVPIDAHLEAELNGHYQKHSSTIGDERFFSTAYSAFIEALDRTSIILPAGQATHVMRHTFASHFMINGGNILVLQKILGHSSLAMTMRYAHLAPDHLNEARALNPLTKWRSNGQKVDSAL
- a CDS encoding replication initiation factor domain-containing protein, translated to MSTKFSNFDASVQAYIDASGRSSARNLKSGLPGVGEPSPGRADRADSAPALPVRSSASAENAQLVPQIAHVSAAEYCPFNNMGKNLVGAQPEHWESVCEEDFGEVELVLTGKGETKTLLVRLPSSAQCCVIDWLNFTVSEDTWSKTAGRTLITDEEYVEEASRQLEKIFGFGVTTHRGMKLNWYADSWVLGDGMGFVCFGKQNRTMLIMLSGQGCTNALADWEKRLYEFITQVAIRPSISRIDLAHDDFDGSYLSVDWAYQQWRDGGCSFKKGGRPPEIQKLGNWDRPSGKGRTLTIGQRVSSKFCRFYEKGKKEGDKESSWCRCEVEFKNTNTVINPLILLNPSKFFVGAYPCFTAFRTTETPERMAVKARAQHITVDDSIAITKRQFGKYIRVFRALFGDLETLDLITNKDENAFPKRMKPFLSFHDSGPVPIHKQAKPVVSDFAHFPSSPPFFGLNGERARL
- a CDS encoding tail virion protein G7P-2, which codes for MDSVTPEILISISVVVLFALGWIAGGQR